GTAGATTAAAATGTAATTTAAGGTATAAAAAGTCCTTTACTTCTAAACCAGGTTTCATACTGCAAAACATACTCAGCAAGCCTTCATATTCCACATCATGTCAATCACACACCACCTAGCTCCTCTGTTACCTTCTTCCGCcccttttttcatttcttcttcatactctctttccctccattttttgttttcttctttggttTTTCCTCTCTCCAATGTACAGCTACTGTCAAATTCATCTTCTCTCAATTCCTACACTAGTTATAGTTATACCCTACCATCCTCTCCCCCACCCTGCATGTCCCCAATGGAGAAAACAAAAGGTATGTTAGTCTCCTTAATCTAACTGCCCCCTGCCCCTCTCCTTCACCATCTTACAAGAGTGCAAAAGGTGATCTGCAACAATAATAAAACAAGATCAGTAGTAAAAGTATGTTGCTTTCTCTTTGAACTAGTCTGAACCTGGAAACATGAGGAATCTTCTTAGCTTCCTCAAATCTTACATGGAAATATGTTGCTTTCTCTTTGAAGTGGCAGCTGTCTTAGTTTTCTTTCTCATCCTAATACTTTAAAACTAAAGGTCTCATAGATTACTATCAGCGGTGCATGATCGACAAATTTAAGTAAATATTCTCTTTCTCTCaatagatttatgtctcatagtTATGCGCATGAGTTCTTATTTCTAAACACTGACTAGTATTTTATTTGGCAAGCAAATAAAAAGCCTATTACTTTATTTCAGTAGTAAGGTAGTGACCCCTGAAGACAATTCACACCTCACTGTCTTACTAAAAAAGACATACTCTCTGTATCTTAAGGAATAAGCATTGACCTGATGTGGTTTTCTATTGTTCTACATTACAGTGTGTTGTTTGAAATATTATGTACAAACACAGAAAAATGTGTATGTATCTGTGTTCCTCATATGAGTGCATATACATATGTGTACTCGCATGTATGCTTacaaacatatatatgtatgtgttttTCACacatatataatatgtatttgGCGTGAGTTaggtatatgtatatgtttatGCAATTCAAACAGGTGACTTGAAGTTTTCAAATATAACATTATACATTGTATTTTGTGATACTTACTAGAAACATCAGAACATCCAAGGGGATATATAGTGTTTGATATATTTAGAAGAATCAAACATGTATTCTAAGGATTCAAAACATGCATATAACCACAACCATCAAGCCTTGCCTCAACTATTTGGGGCTAGCTTTAAGATTCACATTCTCCAAGCATTCCCATTTACGGCGACTTCTAAAGTTATCTCAAGGCTAATCTATACCCTTTTTGACAACTTtcatttatgttattttaaatctcCCAGTCTACTTCAAAAAgcattgacaaagatgaaaaatacTCCTCCTTACTGCACTCCCTTCATATCTCAATCAGTTACATTTTCTTTGTGTGTGTGGGTACAACTCCTATAGCtcctataaccaagaaagaaaagaagttcCAGAGTCCatcttttctagttttaccGAAGATTCATCTCAACATTCTCATTACATCCAACTTATTTCATGAACCCTCTTTATGGCCCAATATTCTAAGTCATACAACATAGCAAACcttattattattctataaagtTTCCTTTTACATTGCCATGTTATGCATCGATCACATAACACCTCAAAAGCACCTCTCTATTTCATCTAGCCAGCTTTATTTCTATTACATACGTTTTCATTTACTTATCCACGACTTTCTATTATAAATTCTATACACCAAAAATTTTGTAATATCTCTTGTCCATCAATCTTGATTGGAGCATCATCTATTCTATTCTCACCAAAACTATATTCCAGATATTCTATTTCTGTTTTACTGATTAATTTTTAGGACCTTATCCTCCAAAATTTCTACCAATAATAATAGCATTTAATGCTAGTTTGTTTTCATCATTCAATGGACATATCATCTATTAATGTTTTAATTAAACATTAATAAAGTTGTAAAACATTCTATGACAATATATGCCCATTGTGAAGACAGAACTGCATAGAACATGCCTCGACTAacacaagcacaataatgataCTTTTAAACCTCTAGTAAAAAGAAATATCGAGAATGAAAAGTTGCATATGTAAGGATATTTTTCCAGTTATTTAACAATCTAAAGGACCACTTCTAAAAATCTAAGCAATTACAAATCCTTTATGCAATggaaaaattatgaaattacAATTACAAAATGATTGAATGCTAGATGCATTATCTTGGGATGTAAAGAGTACCATTGTTGTACTCATGAGGTTGCAGCTGCTTAGCTCGAGCCTTATCAACCAACTCCTTCCATTTCCTTGACAATGAATAGATGTCAACCTACAAATACCAACCATGATATACACTTGTTATGgaaacacataattcaaagaTTTCCCAGTAACAGCCACAGAATAAATAAACATTAGTAGCAGTAGAAACAACATAACCTTGTCAGCATCCTGCAGAACCGGAGTAATCAACCCTCCATCGATAGCCACGGCAACAGCAATGTTGATGCTGCTGTTGTATGTGAAGCTCTTACCATCCCTACAGCTGGAATTAACAACAGGGTGCTTTGTCAATGCCAAAGCAGTCGCCTTTGCTAGCAGTGCAGTCATGGTCACTCCTTTCGACTTTATCTGATCTCAACAACAcatcacagaaacttgaaaaacTGCAAATTTTAACATAAAAATTGctcctttgatcaaagcaaaggGGGGGAATCCTCACTTTCTTGTAGAGGCTATCAAGTGCATCCGTGGTGATGGTATAACCAACCCGGAACGTAGGCACCGAGAGGCTCTCCACCATGTTCTTGCTGACGGCACCCTGCATTGTGGTGAATGGAACCACAGTGCCCAATTGGATGGCTGGAGAAGCTGGAGCCTTCACCGCAGCAGAATCGGAGATGGATTTCGGTGGAACACTCGACACAGGGGCAGCAGCAGCCGCCACCGCAGCCGCAGCTTCCACATCCTTGGCCACAATTCGTCCCATCGGCCCACTCCCGGCCACGGATCCCAGCTCCACCTTCAGATCCTTGGCGAGTTTCTTCGCATAGGGCGTGGCCACGATCCTGCGCCCGCTCTCAGATGCCGGATGGGTAGAAGAAACAGCGGCCTGGGAGGATTTCGGAGAAGGCGGAGGAGAGGATACGGCTTCTGGGGCGGTCTCTGAAGGAGATGGTGGGACTGGGGTTTCGGCGGCCGGAGGAGAAGCggcgggggaggaggaggaggaggcctgGGATTTGGCAAGGGGGATCTCGTCCTCAGTCTCGGCAAGGAGGGCGATAGCGGAGCCGACTGCGGCGACGTCGCCCTCCTCGACCATGATCGCCGCGAGATATCCTTCGTAGAATGTCTCGACGTCCATGTCGGCCTTATCAGACTCGACGACGACGACGCTCTCACCTTTGGAGAGCTTGTCGCCCTCGGCCCTCACCCAAGAAACGATCTTTCCCTCGGTCATCGTCGAGCTCAGCGCCGGCATGAAGATCTCGCGGATCTTGGCCTGAATCCGCGTGGTCAGCCTTCGGGATCCCCCGCCGCCAGAGGACCGCCCGCGGATGGAGGcggaagggaggaagggggtgCCGAGATGGAGCTGGCCGACGCCCGCCATGGGTTCTTGGCCtcaaggagggggaggggggagtCTCAGGAGCCACGATCGCCTCGGTAGTATCGAAGTGAGGGCGGAGGCCTCGACGGCCTTGGAGCCAGGGCCGGTGGACTCATGAGGGCTCGATGGGGtttgggttcgggttcggattcggattcgGATTCGGGTTCGAAATGAGATCAAAAGTTCCGTTTCACAAGTGCGAGATTAATTGTGTAATTTTGTATCAGGTAATTTTATGTtgggatttttcttttctcccctaTTAATTGAAGACTGCCATAGTAGATCACTTGCTATTTGACTTTTAGCATCTTTCTAATTCAGGATATAGCTTGTCATCGTTCCATTCATCATGTGAAAAGTAATGTTTGAGATTATTTATGCGTCCTCGTATTTAGAGAGTtataaaacaaattgaagaTCAACCATAAGAAAGACATAAGTGCTAATAAACATGTTTTAGCTATATGATTTGGTGCAAAAAGTTGTTGCATATATATTTGTCCATGCTACGTTACTACACGtcaattttaatatatatataaatactttCTCCTTGGAAAAAGTATCTATGAATATTTCTATATatccatctttatttttttcttttagttttaccaaTAGGGTTCCATGTACATATGTTGATTGCTTAAatgttaataaaataatatatatatatatatatatatatatatatatatatatatatatatatgaagtaGATTGATGATGAGACGTGCGTTTCAATATATGTATATTGTATGTACAAGtatcatatgtatatgtatcatATATCTAGAAATATATGAAATGGTGCGTATGATATTATAACTGGTGCTCATTCTAGAAATATCAAATGCAAGTATTATACAATGAAAAAGGCATAAATTATGGTGAGTAGCCAATTCTCAACAATGAGTAGGTATTGAGAATGAGAATGCTAATTAACATAGTTGGTAAGTTTTTAGGTTCAAGTCCTGTCCTCACCTTGATTTCGAGTTGAAAAATAAGGTATTGAGAATACATGTAGTCTTATCAACCAGGGTAATATTTGCAACAGTCacacatttctttttcttaagagGACATTTTGGGTTTGAGTCCTGCTTACCACTTCTCTAAATAAAGATAAATTATCTTAGATGGGTCTTCTTATTCTATCCCTAAAAGGAAATGCATGTCTCCAGGGGGCCAAAACATTTAGAGGCCTAAGCCTCCCCTCGcccttttctctctccctctatgCCCAACCCTCAAAACCTGGGTTCCTACCCTCACAACCATTAGTTTTACGTAAGCCTCATTTGCATGCCTTTGAAAGCACACCCATATCCTTGGCATGCCTCCTCGCAAGGAAGCCCAACTGACCCCCCCTCCCTCATGAAGTACTCCTTTCTTCCACCACCCTGACCACCCAGAAACAAAGAAAGCGACGACAAACTCCAAGAGACCGATATCCGGAAAGAGTGCAGGAGAAGAATAAGCGGCGACGGCCATATAGATTGATGTGAGAAGGTGAACTCATCGAAAGAAAAGATTAGCAGAGAACGCTTCTGGCTCATCTCCTGCATCTTGTTCACAGATGGAAACGTTCCTTGTACTCTGCAATACCCACCCGGCGAACGAACGAGACATCCCCATCTGGTTCCCATCATTCCTTGGTTTGTTCTGGATCATCACATGTATCTGCCGATCGATCACAGTAAGGAAGGATGATGTAGAGCGGTCGCCTGTCTGGGCTGGAGGCACAGCTGCCCCCACCAATGATGC
The sequence above is drawn from the Phoenix dactylifera cultivar Barhee BC4 unplaced genomic scaffold, palm_55x_up_171113_PBpolish2nd_filt_p 001839F, whole genome shotgun sequence genome and encodes:
- the LOC120109123 gene encoding dihydrolipoyllysine-residue acetyltransferase component 5 of pyruvate dehydrogenase complex, chloroplastic-like, with protein sequence MAGVGQLHLGTPFLPSASIRGRSSGGGGSRRLTTRIQAKIREIFMPALSSTMTEGKIVSWVRAEGDKLSKGESVVVVESDKADMDVETFYEGYLAAIMVEEGDVAAVGSAIALLAETEDEIPLAKSQASSSSSPAASPPAAETPVPPSPSETAPEAVSSPPPSPKSSQAAVSSTHPASESGRRIVATPYAKKLAKDLKVELGSVAGSGPMGRIVAKDVEAAAAVAAAAAPVSSVPPKSISDSAAVKAPASPAIQLGTVVPFTTMQGAVSKNMVESLSVPTFRVGYTITTDALDSLYKKIKSKGVTMTALLAKATALALTKHPVVNSSCRDGKSFTYNSSINIAVAVAIDGGLITPVLQDADKVDIYSLSRKWKELVDKARAKQLQPHEYNNGTFTLSNLGMFGVDRFDAILPPGTGAIMAVGASQPTVVATKDGRIGVKSQMQVNVTADHRVIYGADLAAFLQTLAKIIEDPKELTL